A genomic segment from Arcobacter acticola encodes:
- a CDS encoding type II toxin-antitoxin system RelE family toxin has translation MTYNLEFKPKALKEWSKLGSTIKEQFKNKLKERLENPRVEKDKLSGYENVYKIKLRTVGYRLAYEVKDEEIIVLVLSVGKRENDKIYKNLKGRF, from the coding sequence ATGACTTATAATCTTGAATTTAAACCTAAAGCTTTAAAAGAATGGAGTAAATTAGGGTCTACTATAAAAGAACAATTCAAAAATAAGTTAAAAGAGAGATTAGAAAATCCAAGAGTAGAAAAAGATAAACTAAGCGGATATGAAAATGTTTATAAAATCAAATTAAGAACAGTTGGTTATAGACTTGCCTATGAAGTAAAAGATGAAGAAATAATCGTTCTTGTACTAAGTGTTGGAAAAAGAGAAAATGATAAAATTTACAAAAATTTAAAAGGTAGATTTTAA
- a CDS encoding peptidase M42 yields the protein MGASSTNEPKNFIPFLDLLKQLIRVPSVTGAEHSFLLYLKRELEEIGIKTQYYDGLLVAQGKNPTKGMLSAHIDRHGVICTGPNEFQFAAFLAKNRSDLRGNSLSEQTYQLIAKRYINQQVQAYEPWSGSYLGIGQISDVYMNEDVNNLFFKIDGLSHLQPGTPIAFSDKLKRSDDLLSAQLDNVISAAIIIYLYQNGFQGTAFFTAQEEAGKSWRYVYEWFRKNNVTTNELLVLDTSPYDTRLEADVQQVVLRNRDANARFKSPILKQLKNFCHKNKIDFSCKDTFIQEKNKIRKEKGLPLLTLGSTELGRIVMESKGSIQGATLQIPTTGYHTVEETASIKSVKAILLILSSIYIDTKKA from the coding sequence TTGGGTGCTTCATCTACAAATGAGCCAAAAAATTTTATTCCATTTCTTGACTTATTAAAACAACTAATAAGGGTTCCTTCTGTAACTGGAGCTGAACACTCTTTTTTATTATATTTAAAAAGAGAATTAGAAGAAATTGGTATAAAAACACAATACTATGATGGTCTATTAGTTGCACAGGGTAAAAATCCTACTAAAGGAATGCTAAGTGCGCATATTGACAGACATGGAGTAATTTGTACAGGGCCAAATGAGTTTCAATTTGCAGCTTTCCTTGCTAAAAATCGATCTGACTTAAGAGGGAATTCCCTATCTGAACAAACATATCAATTAATTGCTAAAAGATATATAAATCAACAAGTTCAAGCTTATGAACCTTGGAGTGGGAGTTATTTAGGAATTGGACAAATTTCTGATGTATATATGAACGAAGATGTTAATAACTTATTTTTTAAGATTGATGGATTATCTCATTTACAACCAGGAACACCAATTGCCTTTAGTGATAAACTAAAAAGATCTGATGATTTATTATCAGCACAACTTGATAATGTTATTAGTGCTGCTATTATAATCTATTTATACCAAAATGGATTTCAAGGAACAGCGTTTTTTACAGCACAAGAAGAAGCTGGAAAATCTTGGAGATATGTTTATGAATGGTTTAGAAAAAACAATGTAACTACAAATGAATTGTTAGTTCTAGATACTAGTCCCTATGACACAAGACTTGAAGCAGATGTTCAACAAGTAGTTCTAAGAAATAGAGATGCAAATGCTAGATTTAAATCTCCTATTTTAAAACAACTAAAAAACTTTTGTCATAAAAATAAAATTGATTTTTCTTGTAAAGATACATTTATTCAAGAGAAAAATAAGATTAGAAAAGAAAAAGGTTTGCCTTTACTGACTCTTGGTAGTACAGAACTTGGAAGAATTGTAATGGAATCAAAGGGCTCTATTCAAGGAGCAACATTACAAATACCAACAACAGGTTATCACACAGTTGAAGAAACAGCTTCTATTAAGTCTGTTAAGGCAATTTTACTTATATTAAGCAGTATCTATATAGATACTAAAAAAGCTTAA
- a CDS encoding nitrite/sulfite reductase: MANELSPLEQLKASRNPLRVIDDVYKEAIDGIPLKDEYIGLLKWYGMYPHINSDGTEDKKYFMKRIKLVDTKMNLEQLAVMAKIGQEYAQGLVDFTTRQNVQFHFIQIKDMPAILDLLKSVGLTSRMASGDGPRPIMTCPVSGIDEGEFYDAAKLVKQVDTYFDVNEDRFCNFPRKYKIGISGCKCHCAAHEIQDVAFTGFKNEKGEVLFDLTIGGGLSKSKQIATRANRYVKPEQVQDVAVACAEIFRDNGNRENRNKARVRHLLNDWGIEKFVAEIEKVIGYSLEEGLIEPKIESFENRNHFGINKAQQKGESYVGFATNSGRVAGEDFQAMYDICKKYNAAGLSLTATQNFIVYGVKDEVVQDLANEIAALGYPYKPTPFRARLQSCTGKEFCKFGITETKEFAKKVLVELEEKFPEFTEDVTISISGCGNGCSQPQISDIGFVGGMIRHDGQRVEGYEVLLGGNLEGEKGSRISRKIGVKVPATALVSYVGQLINDYKVDNLGQLRFKDYLAVLHSDSAVEDSE, from the coding sequence ATGGCAAATGAGTTATCACCTTTGGAGCAATTAAAAGCTTCTAGAAATCCTTTAAGAGTTATTGATGATGTTTATAAAGAAGCAATAGATGGAATTCCATTAAAAGATGAGTACATTGGTTTATTAAAATGGTATGGAATGTATCCACATATTAATAGTGATGGAACAGAAGATAAAAAATACTTCATGAAAAGAATCAAATTAGTTGATACTAAAATGAATTTAGAACAATTAGCAGTGATGGCTAAAATAGGTCAAGAGTATGCTCAAGGACTAGTAGATTTTACAACAAGACAAAATGTTCAATTTCATTTTATTCAAATAAAAGATATGCCAGCTATTTTAGATTTATTAAAATCTGTTGGATTAACTTCAAGAATGGCATCAGGTGATGGACCAAGACCTATTATGACTTGTCCTGTAAGTGGAATAGATGAGGGTGAGTTTTATGATGCAGCAAAACTAGTAAAACAAGTAGATACTTATTTTGATGTAAATGAAGATAGATTTTGTAATTTTCCAAGAAAATATAAAATTGGAATCTCAGGATGTAAATGCCACTGTGCAGCACATGAAATTCAAGATGTTGCATTTACTGGATTTAAAAATGAAAAAGGTGAAGTACTGTTTGACTTAACTATTGGTGGAGGTTTATCAAAATCAAAACAAATAGCAACAAGAGCAAACAGATATGTAAAACCTGAACAAGTTCAAGATGTAGCAGTTGCTTGTGCTGAAATCTTTAGAGATAATGGAAATAGAGAAAATAGAAACAAAGCAAGAGTAAGACACTTATTAAATGACTGGGGAATTGAAAAATTTGTAGCTGAAATTGAAAAAGTTATTGGTTATTCTTTAGAAGAAGGTTTAATAGAGCCAAAAATAGAATCATTTGAAAATAGAAACCACTTTGGAATCAACAAAGCTCAACAAAAAGGTGAGTCTTACGTTGGATTTGCTACAAACTCAGGAAGAGTTGCAGGTGAGGATTTCCAAGCTATGTATGATATTTGTAAAAAATATAATGCTGCTGGTTTATCATTAACTGCTACTCAAAACTTTATTGTATATGGTGTAAAAGATGAGGTAGTTCAAGATTTAGCAAACGAAATTGCAGCACTTGGATATCCATATAAGCCAACTCCATTTAGAGCAAGATTACAATCATGTACAGGAAAAGAGTTTTGTAAATTTGGTATTACAGAAACTAAAGAGTTTGCTAAAAAAGTATTAGTTGAACTTGAAGAAAAATTTCCTGAGTTCACAGAAGATGTAACTATTTCAATTTCAGGATGTGGAAATGGTTGTTCTCAACCACAAATTTCAGATATTGGATTTGTTGGTGGAATGATTAGACATGATGGACAAAGAGTTGAAGGTTATGAAGTTTTATTAGGTGGAAACCTAGAAGGTGAAAAAGGAAGTAGAATTTCAAGAAAAATTGGAGTTAAAGTTCCAGCAACAGCTCTTGTATCTTATGTTGGTCAATTAATAAATGATTACAAAGTTGATAATTTAGGGCAGCTAAGATTTAAAGATTATTTAGCTGTTTTACACTCTGATAGTGCAGTTGAAGATTCAGAATAA
- a CDS encoding phytanoyl-CoA dioxygenase family protein, with protein sequence MTLDENQLKEFHENGFLLLKNFADSKLCDEILEKAKVHLKNKIAPIESEQEYMQKDADEITVRRLRQVYDREEVFKKWMTNDKIRPILIQLLNDTPVLTLAHHNSIMTKLPHDSTRTFWHQDRRYWNFENDNLVSVWLALGDEYLDNGLLEFIPASHKMNFSKDRFDSESNFLDENSENIELIHQRTSNNLQKGDVVFFHCKTLHHASKNHSDKAKISFVYTVRAKSNNPIKGTRSDFKEVILD encoded by the coding sequence ATGACACTAGATGAAAATCAACTAAAAGAATTCCATGAAAATGGATTTCTTCTTCTTAAGAATTTTGCCGATTCAAAACTTTGTGATGAAATTCTAGAAAAAGCAAAAGTACATTTGAAAAATAAGATTGCTCCAATTGAGAGTGAACAAGAATATATGCAAAAAGATGCAGATGAAATCACAGTGCGAAGGCTAAGACAAGTTTATGATAGAGAAGAAGTATTTAAAAAATGGATGACAAATGATAAAATCAGACCTATTTTAATACAACTTTTAAATGATACTCCTGTATTAACACTTGCTCATCATAACTCAATTATGACAAAACTACCCCATGACAGTACAAGAACATTTTGGCATCAAGATAGACGTTATTGGAATTTTGAAAATGATAATCTAGTTTCTGTATGGTTAGCTTTAGGAGATGAGTATTTAGATAATGGATTACTTGAATTTATTCCAGCTTCTCATAAAATGAATTTTTCAAAAGATAGATTTGATTCTGAGTCAAATTTTTTAGATGAAAATAGTGAAAATATAGAACTAATACATCAAAGAACTTCTAATAACTTGCAAAAAGGTGATGTTGTATTTTTTCATTGTAAAACACTTCATCATGCAAGTAAAAACCACTCTGATAAAGCAAAAATATCTTTTGTATATACAGTTCGAGCAAAATCAAATAATCCTATTAAAGGAACAAGAAGTGATTTTAAAGAGGTGATTCTTGACTAA
- a CDS encoding type II toxin-antitoxin system Phd/YefM family antitoxin: MQAILAKYTASITELKKSPTQLLNQADNEVIAILNHNIPSAYLVPSKLYEKMMDIIDDYHLSLEVEKSLKDSDTPIKVNLDDL, encoded by the coding sequence ATGCAAGCAATTTTAGCAAAGTATACGGCCAGTATTACTGAACTTAAAAAGTCTCCTACTCAATTGCTAAATCAAGCAGATAATGAAGTTATCGCAATTTTAAATCATAATATTCCAAGTGCTTATTTGGTTCCAAGTAAATTATATGAAAAAATGATGGATATTATAGATGATTATCATTTATCTCTTGAAGTTGAAAAATCTCTAAAGGATTCAGATACACCAATTAAAGTAAACTTAGATGACTTATAA
- a CDS encoding ester cyclase, whose protein sequence is MKKLTNKELVKLYYHELWNKQNKDYIDILFDDNITFHGSLDISVVGKEKFKEYMDTILTGIPNLFHSIIMMVSEDDTIAVKALYNGRHTGKLFNYEASNNKIVYNGASFFKFRDGKIVDIWVLGDLNNLNKQLS, encoded by the coding sequence ATGAAGAAATTGACTAATAAAGAATTAGTAAAACTGTATTACCACGAATTATGGAATAAACAAAATAAAGATTATATTGATATTTTATTTGATGACAATATCACATTTCATGGTTCATTGGACATATCAGTTGTTGGAAAAGAAAAATTCAAAGAGTATATGGATACTATCTTAACTGGTATTCCAAATCTTTTCCATAGTATTATTATGATGGTAAGTGAAGATGATACAATTGCTGTTAAAGCATTGTACAATGGACGACATACTGGTAAATTATTTAATTATGAAGCAAGTAACAATAAAATTGTTTATAATGGAGCATCTTTCTTTAAATTTAGAGATGGGAAAATTGTAGATATTTGGGTTCTTGGTGATTTAAATAATCTTAATAAACAACTTTCATAA
- a CDS encoding 2OG-Fe(II) oxygenase encodes MTQISNHVYCADFLTSFDIKTKLLPNPYYDYPFLIIENFLSINECNEINKKVKEDDDFQKAQIKTLDSVLLSETNEEIRKTNIYSLDEKYLELYTNRFFLHQAQIEDYFKIALTTSTSVQVLEYLKNSFYSMHSDDSSMLYKDDELVGFIPVAKQRKISTVLFTTSNDENTSDNTFIGGELLFNFLYDVNGNEIKIKPKAGSMLVFLSNPYFTHEVLKVIEGRRITLVQWHNAIIN; translated from the coding sequence ATGACACAAATAAGCAATCATGTATATTGCGCTGATTTTTTAACCTCATTTGATATTAAAACAAAACTTTTACCTAATCCTTATTATGATTATCCATTTTTAATAATAGAAAACTTTCTTAGTATTAATGAATGTAATGAAATAAATAAAAAAGTAAAAGAAGATGATGATTTTCAAAAAGCACAAATAAAAACTTTGGATTCAGTACTTCTTAGTGAAACTAATGAAGAAATCAGAAAAACAAATATTTATTCACTTGATGAAAAATATTTAGAACTCTATACAAATAGATTTTTTCTACATCAAGCGCAAATTGAAGACTATTTTAAAATTGCACTTACAACTTCTACTTCTGTTCAAGTATTAGAGTATTTGAAAAATAGCTTTTACTCTATGCACAGTGATGATTCAAGTATGTTATATAAAGATGATGAATTAGTTGGTTTTATACCCGTTGCAAAACAAAGAAAGATCTCAACAGTACTTTTTACAACATCAAATGATGAAAATACAAGTGACAATACTTTTATTGGTGGAGAGTTATTATTTAACTTTCTTTACGATGTTAATGGAAACGAAATAAAAATAAAACCAAAAGCTGGAAGCATGCTAGTGTTTTTAAGTAATCCCTATTTTACCCATGAAGTTTTAAAAGTAATAGAAGGAAGAAGAATCACTTTAGTTCAATGGCATAATGCTATTATCAATTAA
- a CDS encoding helix-hairpin-helix domain-containing protein — MTNNLITLLIEKTNFSKVTVENILKLLDEGCTIPFIARYRKDLTSNATDEQLRDFEDIYNYSLKLLGRKEEILSILKERNFLDDKIQNHINTATTLQMLEDIYAPFKDKKSSRTSTAIENGLEPLANIIQSMKYSLEEVNKKAKQFLGKEVVNIEDAISGASDIIAQRYADDFRTKEVIRNIVLNYGILETKRTKTFDENGVYVSVANVSEKVKYIKSHRFLAISRAVNEKELTVKIEVDENYILENIKKYKIPSSAESSKELVFQAYKDGLKRLLLPSLKREALSELKEKASSDAIILFGKNLKELLLTPPLVNQVILGMDPGYVSGCKLAVIDINGDYLASNVIYPTKPREDFTSSSKIVLELIKKYKINSIAIGNGTASQETAAFVAKLIEENKLDVKFAIVSEIGASVYSASKIAIQEYPNLDVTIRGAISIAQRLRDPMAALVKIDPKSLGIGQYQHDVNQKELNTKLENVTVDLVNKVGVDINSASYKLLSFISGISETMSKNIIAHKNKIKKFTSKKELLEVKGIGEKAYEQAVGFLRIKDGKSILDNTAIHPQNYDVVKNLQKNYKIEEIKDNQIEQISKELNCPPLLLKDIISELLKPGYDVRSEFDTIEFSKDIKTIEDLKEGFIISGVVRNITDFGAFVDIGLKNDGLIHISQISEKRISHPMDVLSINQQLKNIKVISIDLEKQRVGLSLR, encoded by the coding sequence TTGACTAATAATCTAATCACTCTTTTAATAGAAAAAACAAACTTCTCAAAAGTTACTGTTGAAAATATTTTAAAACTTTTAGATGAGGGTTGCACTATTCCATTTATTGCTAGATATAGAAAAGATTTAACTTCAAATGCTACAGATGAACAACTTCGTGATTTTGAAGATATTTATAACTACTCTTTAAAACTACTAGGAAGAAAAGAAGAGATTCTTTCTATTTTAAAAGAGAGAAATTTTTTAGATGATAAAATACAAAATCATATAAATACTGCAACAACTTTGCAAATGCTTGAAGATATATATGCACCTTTTAAAGATAAAAAATCATCAAGAACATCAACTGCAATTGAAAATGGTTTAGAGCCACTTGCAAATATAATTCAATCAATGAAATATTCACTTGAAGAAGTAAATAAAAAAGCAAAGCAGTTTTTAGGCAAAGAAGTAGTAAATATAGAAGATGCAATCTCAGGAGCTAGTGATATTATTGCTCAAAGATATGCAGATGATTTTAGAACAAAAGAAGTGATTAGAAATATTGTTTTAAACTATGGAATACTTGAGACTAAAAGAACAAAGACATTTGATGAAAATGGAGTTTATGTAAGTGTTGCAAATGTTAGTGAAAAAGTAAAATATATAAAATCACATAGATTTCTAGCAATTTCAAGAGCTGTAAATGAAAAAGAATTAACAGTAAAAATCGAAGTTGATGAAAACTATATTTTAGAAAATATAAAAAAATATAAAATCCCATCAAGTGCCGAAAGCTCAAAAGAGTTAGTTTTTCAAGCCTATAAAGATGGATTAAAAAGACTATTACTTCCAAGTTTAAAAAGAGAAGCATTAAGTGAACTAAAAGAAAAAGCATCAAGTGATGCAATAATACTTTTTGGAAAAAATCTAAAAGAACTACTACTAACACCACCACTTGTAAATCAAGTGATTTTAGGAATGGATCCAGGATATGTGAGTGGATGCAAGTTAGCAGTTATAGATATAAATGGTGATTATCTAGCATCAAATGTAATTTATCCCACAAAACCAAGAGAAGATTTTACAAGCTCTTCTAAAATAGTATTAGAGCTTATTAAAAAATATAAAATAAACTCAATAGCAATAGGAAATGGAACAGCCTCACAAGAAACAGCAGCTTTTGTAGCAAAATTAATAGAAGAAAATAAATTAGATGTAAAATTTGCTATTGTAAGTGAAATAGGAGCAAGTGTTTATTCAGCTTCAAAAATAGCAATACAAGAATATCCAAACCTAGATGTAACAATAAGAGGAGCTATCTCAATAGCTCAAAGACTTAGAGATCCAATGGCTGCTTTAGTAAAAATTGATCCAAAATCACTAGGAATTGGTCAATATCAACATGATGTAAACCAAAAAGAGTTAAACACAAAACTTGAAAATGTAACAGTTGATTTAGTAAATAAAGTAGGAGTTGATATAAACTCAGCTTCATATAAACTACTCTCTTTTATTTCAGGTATTAGTGAAACTATGTCAAAAAATATCATTGCACATAAAAATAAAATCAAAAAATTCACTTCAAAAAAAGAATTACTTGAGGTAAAAGGAATAGGTGAAAAAGCATACGAACAAGCCGTAGGATTTTTAAGAATCAAAGATGGTAAAAGTATTTTAGATAATACAGCAATTCACCCACAAAATTATGATGTCGTAAAAAACTTACAAAAGAATTACAAAATAGAAGAGATAAAAGATAATCAAATTGAGCAAATATCAAAAGAACTAAACTGCCCTCCACTACTTTTAAAAGATATTATAAGTGAACTTTTAAAACCAGGTTACGATGTAAGAAGTGAATTTGACACAATAGAGTTTTCAAAAGATATAAAAACAATAGAAGACCTAAAAGAAGGATTCATAATAAGTGGAGTTGTAAGAAATATCACAGACTTCGGAGCTTTTGTAGATATTGGCCTGAAAAATGATGGACTTATACATATTTCACAAATAAGCGAAAAAAGAATCTCCCATCCTATGGATGTACTAAGTATAAATCAACAGTTGAAAAATATCAAGGTTATTAGTATTGATTTAGAGAAACAGAGGGTTGGGTTGAGTTTGAGATAG